In Penicillium psychrofluorescens genome assembly, chromosome: 5, a single window of DNA contains:
- a CDS encoding uncharacterized protein (ID:PFLUO_008245-T1.cds;~source:funannotate), which produces MSGLTVQLTAPNGHTWSQPTGLFINNQWVKSSNGEKIASINPSTAKEITSVYAASEQDVDTAVKAARAALNNPDWRELPASERGRLMTRLSQLIDENKKTLATIETIDNGKPYLVSLNDDLTEASETIRYYAGFADKVFGQVIETTPDKFGYTLREPVGVCGQIIPWNFPLAMAAWKLGPALACGNTVVLKPAEQTPLSILFLANLIVEAGFPPGVVNIVNGHGSIAGAALASHMDVDKIAFTGSTATAKHIMKMASSNLKNITLETGGKSPLIVFNDADLEQAVEWAHIGIMYNQGQICTATSRILVQDEIYDKFIAAFKAQVKNVSKVGDPFEESTFQGPQVTQAQYDRIMSYVNVGQSEKATLAYGGKPFKVADGKGFFVEPTVFTDVTSKMRIYQEEVFGPFVVIARFKNEEDAITMANDSTYGLGSALFTTNLTRAHRVAKRIEAGMVWVNSSNDSDWRIPFGGVKQSGIGRELGEAGLAAYSNVKAVHVNMKSKL; this is translated from the exons ATGTCCGGATTGACAGTTCAGCTCACGGCGCCCAATGGCCACACCTGGTCGCAGCCAACGGGTCTGTTCATCAACAACCAATGGGTGAAGTCGTCGAATGGCGAGAAAATCGCTAGTATCAACCCTTC AAccgccaaggagatcacCTCGGTCTATGCGGCTTCAGAGCAGGATGTCGACACCGCCGTCAAGGCTGCGCGCGCAGCTCTCAACAACCCAGACTGGAGAGAACTCCCGGCCTCCGAGCGCGGCCGCTTGATGACCCGACTGAGCCAGTTGAtcgacgagaacaagaagactCTAGCGACCATCGAGACAATCGACAATGGCAAGCCGTACTTGGTTTCGCTGAATGATGATCTTACTGAGGCCTCTGAGACCATCCGGTACTATGCTGGCTTTGCGGACAAGGTTTTTGGCCAGGTGATCGAGACCACCCCGGACAAGTTCGGGTACACTCTGAGGGAACCAGTTGGAGTTTGCGGGCAAATCATCCC ATGGAACTTCCCtctcgccatggcagcctggAAGCTCGGCCCCGCGCTGGCATGCGGTAACACTGTTGTGCTCAAGCCCGCCGAGCAGACACCGCTGTCAATTCTCTTCCTGGCCAATCTGATTGTGGAAGCTGGCTTCCCGCCCGGTGTGGTGAATATCGTCAACGGCCATGGCAGCATCGCCGGTGCTGCGCTCGCGTCGCACATGGACGTGGACAAGATCGCGTTCACAGGAAGCACCGCGACGGCCAAGCACATCATGAAGATGGCCAGCTCAAACCTGAAAAATATCACTCTGGAGACTGGCGGTAAGAGCCCACTGATTGTTTTCAACGACGCGGACCTCGAGCAAGCAGTGGAATGGGCACACATTGGCATCATGTACAACCAGGGCCAGATCTGTACCGCGACGTCGCGGATTCTAGTCCAGGACGAGATCTACGACAAGTTTATTGCTGCATTCAAGGCGCAAGTCAAGAATGTCTCCAAGGTCGGCGATCCGTTCGAGGAGAGCACTTTCCAGGGCCCGCAAGTGACGCAGGCCCAGTACGACCGCATCATGTCGTATGTCAACGTTGGGCAGTCCGAAAAGGCAACCCTCGCGTACGGCGGCAAGCCATTCAAGGTTGCTGACGGCAAGGGCTTTTTCGTCGAGCCGACCGTGTTCACCGATGTGACGTCCAAGATGCGCATCTACCAGGAAGAGGTCTTCGGTCCTTTCGTGGTGATCGCCCGATtcaagaacgaggaagaCGCCATTACCATGGCTAACGATTCCACATATGGCCTGGGAAGTGCTCTGTTCACCACGAACCTGACTCGCGCGCATCGCGTCGCGAAGAGGATAGAGGCTGGTATGGTCTGGGTTAACTCGAGCAACGACAGTGACTGGCGTATCCCCTTCGGTGGTGTCAAGCAGAGTGGTATTGGTCGGGAACTAGGCGAGGCTGGTCTGGCTGCGTATTCAAATGTTAAGGCCGTGCATGTGAACATGAAATCCAAGCTGTGA
- a CDS encoding uncharacterized protein (ID:PFLUO_008239-T1.cds;~source:funannotate) translates to MCSGSHDVEFLAKLESAREHMTNRIDRYIDAWNRGDIEFVMSNFVEDGLDYTDHGVMRYHMDKSSLREFFGELQQACDDFKVKTIMVKGAHDFCVWESETVFTAKMDIPGTPVKNGEKAVLHCASLIWWNMEGKITKEVDYAVWR, encoded by the exons ATGTGCTCTGGATCTCACGATGTCGAGTTCCTGGCCAAGCTCGAATCGGCCCGCGAGCATATGACAAATCGGATCGATCGCTACATTGATGCATGGAACAGAGGAGACATAGAATTTGTCATGAGTAACTTTGTGGAAGATGGATTGGACTATACAGATCACG GCGTAATGCGGTACCACATGGACAAGTCTTCTCTTCGAGAATTCTTTGGCGAACTCCAACAAGCTTGTGATGACTTCAAAGTCAAGACTATAATGGTCAAAGGAGCACACGACTTCTGTGTTTGGGAATCCGAGACCGTTTTCACGGCCAAGATGGACATACCAGGGACCCCAGTCAAGAACGGCGAAAAAGCGGTTCTACACTGCGCAAGTCTGATATGGTGGAACATGGAAGGAAAAATCACCAAAGAAGTTGATTACGCGGTGTGGAGATGA
- a CDS encoding uncharacterized protein (ID:PFLUO_008241-T1.cds;~source:funannotate) — protein sequence MSRPQVSIDRLTPRRVTVEPREAMNCKSCRKRKIKCNRLRPSCEACKVFQCSCVYGEFGRFALFRGIPPRLIPSAPDAVPKKRGPKTDVLEALLKRVDGLEKRLQDEKNPISPTSPDAKDELPPHASGPGHSIDTAHFHPHGDSRPTLSTPLTHHPDQFARPSARRSSSFHQQHSAQSGILSDVILDTYFARLHGKPYYILDESTIRQRYQLGQLPPHLSTAIAAMTLRYTSSAGQPEQSLRAGLDAALQARRAVDVDNPTLDGLQTLLLLSQTFFAHSLGKKAYMTFSNCVAMVVALDLFREAPTKTNLSPAERETRRRLFWAVYLMDRFFTCGSRRPSLISDHSIVLRLPSWSPHATGLNVEGELFHVGPNIQYSADSRRKSPSAASLLIDITRIIGVTNRYLAAGGVKGDSHFPWHALSNLSKIRQELDIWAAGTQDVFASIDVLFGHPESTTLLLSKLIYHLVHCLIYRPFLPIDLVELRGTGQHQSWQIEATNLCFSHSNAIAELVELGRNSSLVEWPSFVGYCVCTAGTVHVHGVHYKGREGEVFSSSGEFLTREMHQLTWLRNSWAGVQHQRELLQTIYTCHAELVRTLASSPMRFSPVFHLEDFLDRYPGLDVDGAHVRLVDMGDESATRIR from the exons ATGTCTCGTCCACAGGTCAGCATCGACCGCCTCACGCCCCGCCGGGTGACCGTCGAGCCGCGCGAGGCTATGAACTGCAAATCCTGTCGCAAGAGAAAG ATCAAATGTAATCGCTTGCGACCAAGCTGTGAGGCTTGCAAGGTCTTCCAGTGCTCGTGTGTCTACGGTGAGTTCGGCCGTTTTGCGCTGTTCCGCGGAATTCCCCCGAGGCTGATCCCGTCGGCGCCAGATGCGGTCCCCAAAAAGCGCGGTCCCAAGACGGACGTGCTAGAAGCCCTTCTCAAGCGAGTCGACGGGTTAGAAAAGCGACTGCAAGACGAGAAAAATCCGATATCTCCCACCTCCCCAGATGCGAAGGATGAGCTGCCACCCCACGCCTCCGGTCCCGGCCACTCCATCGACACTGCTCACTTTCACCCGCATGGGGACTCACGACCGACTTTGTCTACTCCTCTCACTCACCACCCAGATCAATTTGCTCGCCCATCAGCCCGTCGATCTTCCAGCTTCCACCAACAACACTCTGCCCAGTCTGGGATCCTGTCGGACGTGATCTTGGATACTTATTTTGCCCGACTCCATGGAAAACCATATTATATCCTAGATGAGTCGACAATACGGCAGCGCTATCAATTAGGCCAATTGCCTCCGCACTTGTCTACGGCGATTGCTGCCATGACGCTGAG GTATACCAGCTCCGCTGGTCAGCCGGAGCAGTCACTTCGCGCGGGTCTCGATGCGGCGCTGCAGGCGCGACGTGCAGTGGATGTTGACAACCCCACACTCGACGGCTTGCAaacccttcttctcttgtcCCAAACCTTCTTTGCGCATAGCCTGGGAAAGAAGGCCTACATGACATTCT CAAATTGtgtggccatggtggttgCCCTGGACCTATTTCGGGAAGCGCCAACCAAGACCAATCTTTCACCCGCCGAGCGTGAAACGCGCCGCAGACTCTTTTGGGCGGTATACCTGATGGACCGCTTCTTTACTTGCGGATCCCGACGCCCTAGTCTCATCTCAGACCATTCGATCGTGTTGCGTCTCCCTTCTTGGTCCCCTCATGCGACCGGTCTGAACGTGGAAGGCGAGCTATTCCATGTAGGACCAAACATACAGTACTCGGCGGATTCGCGCCGCAAATCACCAAGTGCAGCATCCTTGCTGATTGATATCACTCGCATCATTGGAGTCACCAATCGATATCTGGCCGCCGGTGGCGTCAAAGGCGACTCGCATTTTCCTTGGCACGCACTGTCGAACTTGTCCAAGATTCGGCAGGAGCTAGATATCTGGGCAGCCGGCACACAGGATGTTTTTGCATCTATCGACGTTCTGTTTGGTCACCCGGAGAGTACTACGCTCCTGCTAAGCAAGCTGATCTACCACCTGGTGCATTGTCTGATTTATCGGCCATTCCTTCCTATTGATCTAGTTGAACTGCGTGGCACCGGGCAGCACCAGTCATGGCAGATTGAAGCCACCAACCTCTGCTTCTCCCATTCCAATGCCATCGCGGAACTGGTGGAGCTCGGTCGCAATTCCTCGCTTGTCGAGTGGCCCTCCTTTGTTGGGTACTGTGTATGCACTGCGGGCACTGTCCATGTCCACGGCGTGCACTACAAGGGTCGCGAAGGAGAAGTGTTTTCGTCAAGCGGCGAATTCCTGACGCGTGAGATGCACCAGCTCACTTGGCTACGCAATTCGTGGGCCGGTGTGCAGCATCAGCGGGAGCTGCTTCAAACCATTTACACCTGTCATGCTGAGCTAGTGCGTACGCTTGCCAGTAGCCCCATGCGGTTTTCTCCAGTTTTCCATCTGGAAGACTTCCTCGATCGATACCCGGGATTAGATGTGGACGGGGCACATGTCCGGCTAGTTGACATGGGAGATGAATCTGCAACAAG GATCCGGTAA
- a CDS encoding uncharacterized protein (ID:PFLUO_008243-T1.cds;~source:funannotate): MTILSSAAVDALKTQLDSACSDPEKGLPGASVAVIGKDGRQLFSHAAGQRGLRASETMDQDTVFWIASCTKLITAIACMQLVEQGRLSLDDPDSIERLCPELKDVQVLRDDGTLEEKEDRITLRMLLSHTAGFGYTFLQEKLIKYGRPIGFDEFSGNIADFKQPLVHQPGKAWEYGVNIDWVGKIIERTTNQSLNDYFHQHIFEPLDLSHISMIPTAEMKNKLAYMHRRDKTGHLSVCDHPLHRPLVFEETDAKSFCHSGGAGCFSTPTDYCQILAVLLNDGTSPTTGKQLLQKSTVDEMFRNQIEHLPSLTEKRFPDAKPELTNPSIGTYPTVEGDRQGWGLSFLISGGKTGRSLSTAHWTGLPNLFWWCDREQGVAGIVCTQILPFGDRHSFKLWTDVETGVYKGIGRGKL; this comes from the exons ATGACCATATTGTCTTCTGCAGCAGTCGATGCGCTGAAAACCCAGCTCGACTCCGCCTGCAGTGACCCCGAAAAGGGCCTACCGGGAGCTTCAGTCGCGGTTATTGGAAAAGATGGCCGGCAATTGTTTTCTCATGCCGCGGGACAGCGGGGTTTGCGAGCCTCCGAGACCATGGATCAAGACACCGTATTTTGGATCGCCTCATGCACCAAACTCATTACCGCCATTGCATGCATGCAACTTGTTGAGCAGGGCCGGCTTTCACTAGATGATCCCGATTCTATCGAGCGTCTCTGTCCTGAATTGAAAGATGTTCAGGTCTTAAGGGATGATGGCAccttggaggagaaggaggatcGCATCACGCTGAGGATGTTATTGAGTCATACAG CGGGCTTTGGCTATACGTTCCTTCAAGAAAAGCTGATCAAGTATGGTCGCCCGATTGGGTTTGACGAGTTCTCGGGAAACATTGCGGATTTCAAGCAGCCGCTAGTCCACCAGCCAGGAAAAGCGTGGGAGTATGGG GTCAATATCGACTGGGTGGGCAAAATCATCGAGCGCACGACGAATCAATCCCTAAACGACTATTTTCATCAACACATCTTCGAGCCCTTGGACCTCAGCCACATCTCGATGATTCCGACGGCAGAAATGAAAAATAAGCTTGCTTATATGCACCGGCGAGACAAGACCGGTCACCTCTCTGTCTGCGATCACCCGCTCCACCGACCTCTCGTATTCGAAGAGACCGACGCCAAATCATTCTGCCACTCCGGCGGCGCGGGATGTTTCTCAACGCCTACAGACTACTGCC AAATCCTCGCCGTTCTCCTCAATGACGGCACTTCCCCAACTACGGGGAAACAACTCCTCCAGAAGAGCACAGTGGACGAGATGTTCCGCAACCAAATCGAGCATCTCCCCTCACTCACCGAGAAACGCTTTCCTGATGCTAAACCCGAATTAACTAATCCCAGCATCGGCACTTATCCCACCGTGGAAGGGGATCGCCAAGGATGGGGTCTCTCGTTTTTGATCAGTGGCGGGAAGACGGGCCGTTCGCTGAGCACTGCGCACTGGACTGGATTGCCCAACTTATTCTGGTGGTGTGATCGCGAGCAGGGTGTTGCAGGAATCGTTTGTACACAAATCTTGCCGTTTGGTGACCGTCACTCTTTTAAACTGTGGACGGACGTGGAAACGGGTGTTTATAAGGGCATTGGGAGAGGTAAATTGTGA
- a CDS encoding uncharacterized protein (ID:PFLUO_008242-T1.cds;~source:funannotate), with the protein MVNDKKIGAYYAPTGGLPPQTQILTDRAMFTEAYAVIPKGTFSDIVTSFLPFWDKTRLWVIARPLSGFAETFSQYIMEVQPGGGSDRAELDDGAQGVLFVVQGEVTVTLAGATHTLAEGGYAYLPPKSGWTLRNAGAATARFHWVRKTYESVDGLDMPDPLFLNEKEIAPTVMPDTNGAWATTRFVDPTDLRHDMHVTIVTFEPGGVIPFAETHVMEHGLYVLEGKAVYRLNQDWVEVEAGDFMWLRAFCPQACYAGGPGKFRYLLYKDVNRHMKLSR; encoded by the coding sequence ATGGTCAACGACAAGAAAATCGGTGCTTACTATGCGCCGACGGGCGGCTTGCCACCCCAGACACAGATTCTCACCGACCGCGCCATGTTCACCGAAGCCTACGCAGTCATCCCGAAGGGCACATTCAGCGACATCGTGACGAGCTTCCTGCCCTTTTGGGATAAAACCCGGCTGTGGGTGATTGCGCGTCCGCTGTCAGGCTTTGCCGAGACCTTTTCGCAATATATCATGGAAGTGCAGCCGGGAGGTGGGAGTGACCGCGCCGAACTCGATGACGGCGCGCAGGGTGTGCTGTTCGTCGTCCAAGGCGAAGTGACCGTTACCCTCGCAGGCGCAACACACACgctcgccgagggcggcTATGCCTATCTGCCGCCGAAGAGCGGCTGGACCCTGCGCAACGCGGGCGCGGCGACCGCTCGGTTCCATTGGGTGCGCAAGACTTATGAATCTGTGGACGGCCTCGATATGCCCGATCCGCTGTTCCTcaacgagaaggagatcgcACCCACCGTGATGCCGGACACTAACGGTGCGTGGGCAACCACACGCTTTGTGGATCCGACCGATCTCCGTCACGATATGCATGTCACCATCGTGACCTTCGAGCCGGGCGGTGTCATCCCCTTTGCGGAAACCCATGTTATGGAGCACGGTCTTTATGTGCTGGAAGGGAAAGCCGTGTACCGGCTCAACCAGGACtgggtggaggtggaagcGGGCGACTTCATGTGGTTGCGCGCCTTCTGCCCGCAGGCCTGTTACGCGGGTGGTCCTGGCAAGTTCCGCTACCTGCTCTATAAGGACGTGAACCGCCACATGAAGCTGTCGCGATAA
- a CDS encoding uncharacterized protein (ID:PFLUO_008240-T1.cds;~source:funannotate), translating into MMFAKYAAAVVLSSLAVANAVKPHAGQKFLLKTADSKIDTYNNLYITSLHTGAGTGDVVLTTQKKGGDYPAIQLYLNDTSVQWNPTGHPYKLFLTPASSVYADWQSVQINLNYRTNSFAFNEDGLVNPSEENWGHWLEQRVPKPKAIDTKMHLRPDHTVRDLPTLHAFIRAHPLGVLTTSLPSENYPTLQCSHIPWIFDSENTTEATATPNSSDKPFLGALRGHIARQNPQSKAIVEAASESSTKHTLPGEMLIIFTSPVDHYISPHFYTESKPATGKVAPTWNYATVQVYGRATIYHDSKDEATGAFLHQQLSDLARLGEEGVMGYQKDTQTTPQPWKLADAPEKYIALLKKNIVGMHVEITRIEGRFKVSQERPVQDRAGVVEGLEAIDSERAREMAGFVKKGEVISPQK; encoded by the exons ATGATGTTCGCAAAATATGCTGCTGCAGTGGTTCTTTCTTCACTTGCCGTTGCAAACGCAGTCAAGCCACATGCTGGACAGAAGTTCTTGCTCAAGACAGCCGACTCGAAAATTGATACCTACAACAACCTTTACATTACTTCGCTTCATACAGGTGCGGGAACTGGCGACGTAGTTCTCACTACCCAGAAAAAGGGGGGAGATTATCCGGCAATTCAGCTTTACTTGAACGACACCTCGGTGCAATGGAACCCTACGGGTCATCCTTATAAGCTCTTTTTGACCCCGGCCTCTAGTGTCTACGCTG ACTGGCAGTCTGTTCAAATCAATCTGAACTATCGAACCAACTCCTTTGCTTTTAACGAAGACGGCCTGGTGAACCCTTCAGAGGAGAACTGGGGCCACTGGTTGG AGCAGAGGGTTCCTAAACCGAAAGCAATTGACACGAAAATGCATCTCCGGCCAGACCACACCGTGCGGGACCTCCCAACTCTGCACGCGTTCATTCGTGCCCACCCTCTGGGCGTTCTGACCACCTCGCTTCCCTCGGAAAATTATCCAACGCTCCAGTGCAGTCATATCCCATGGATATTTGACTCGGAAAATACCACAGAAGCAACAGCTACACCCAATTCTAGCGACAAACCATTTCTCGGCGCACTCCGCGGCCACATCGCGCGACAGAACCCACAGAGCAAGGCGATAGTAGAAGCAGCGTCAGAGTCATCAACGAAACATACACTCCCCGGCGAGATGTTAATCATCTTTACCAGTCCCGTGGACCACTACATATCGCCACATTTCTACACGGAATCGAAACCCGCGACAGGCAAAGTGGCTCCGACATGGAATTATGCCACGGTGCAGGTCTATGGCCGCGCCACGATCTACCACGACTCAAAGGATGAGGCGACAGGCGCCTTTCTGCACCAGCAGCTGTCGGATCTAGCGCGGTTAGGCGAGGAAGGTGTCATGGGGTACCAGAAGGACACGCAGACGACGCCACAGCCATGGAAACTCGCCGATGCGCCGGAAAAGTATATTGCcttgctgaagaagaatattGTTGGCATGCACGTTGAGATTACTCGCATCGAGGGCCGGTTTAAAGTCAGCCAGGAACGCCCTGTTCAGGACCGCGCCGGGGTCGTCGAGGGTCTAGAGGCGATAGACAGCGAACGGGCCCGGGAGATGGCTGGGTTTGTGAAGAAGGGAGAAGTTATATCTCCCCAGAAATAA
- a CDS encoding uncharacterized protein (ID:PFLUO_008244-T1.cds;~source:funannotate): MAPDTTSIPGYTIFREGDYDSVAATAMLPQGTPHPLDQLSIKEIPEVAKIIREYASPKTLKFNCITLREPRKHEYVAFRSGTAPIPDRRGFAIVIVRETQQVAEVLVNLKTGKVESWKDVHEVMPTLTLEDLDVMERISRADSRVIRACNELGITDMSKVFIDAWAIGIDERWGLDRRLQQGIVYYRNSEFDNQYAHPLDFSVVADTEREEVLSVDVRTVNGERTAVPLKEHNYLPEFIGDAYKHDRLKPIDITQPQGVSFKLRGNEISWAGFKMHIGFNYREGIVISDVRTHDMYEDRERTLFNRISVVEMVVPYGCPEKPHHKKHAFDVGEYGTGLMTNSLKLGCDCKGAIHYMDGVMSNGNGEAAVIKNAICIHEEDNGLLYKHTDYRDGTVVSARDRKLIISQIITAANYEYGFYHTFTLDGTYKLEMKLTGMLNTYCMHPTETAAPYGTEVAPQINAHNHQHLFSLRIDPEIDGPNNSVVQSDAVSSDYAVGSPENPYGNAFYSKKTPLRTSLEGAADYCYETNRTWDIINPNRLNAIAKKPIGYKILNNNCPPMLAKPGSTVWKRAGFARKPLWVLPYKDDELFPAGDYVCQSTGEENHPHNPTIIDWANRNENIDNTDIVCYLQFGLTHFPRTEDFPVMPAEPVSIMLRASNFFEKNPGLWVPPSAVCVDTQSRNAFSSSCCAANAPASNSRL; this comes from the exons ATGGCTCCCGACACCACATCCATCCCCGGCTACACCATCTTCCGGGAAGGGGACTATGACAGCGTCGCAGCCACCGCGATGCTGCCGCAGGGCACCCCGCACCCTCTCG ATCAATTATCCATCAAGGAAATCCCCGAGGTCGCCAAGATAATCCGCGAGTACGCCAGTCCTAAAACCCTCAAATTCAACTGCATCACTCTGCGCGAGCCCCGTAAGCATGAATATGTTGCTTTCCGCTCGGGCACTGCTCCGATTCCGGACCGCCGGGGTTTTGCGATCGTCATCGTGCGCGAGACGCAACAGGTGGCCGAGGTGCTGGTCAACCTCAAGACTGGCAAGGTCGAAAGCTGGAAAGACGTCCACGAGGTGATGCCCACCCTGACCCTTGAGGACCTGGATGTTATGGAGCGCATTTCGCGCGCGGATTCCCGTGTTATCCGCGCTTGCAACGAGCTCGGCATCACCGATATGTCCAAGGTGTTCATCGATGCCTGGGCCATCGGTATCGACGAGCGCTGGGGCCTCGATCGCCGTCTGCAGCAGGGTATCGTCTACTACCGTAACTCCGAGTTCGACAACCAGTACGCCCACCCGTTGGACTTTAGTGTTGTCGCCGAcaccgagcgcgaggaggtGCTCAGCGTTGACGTGCGCACGGTCAACGGCGAGCGCACTGCCGTCCCGCTCAAGGAGCACAACTATCTCCCTGAATTCATTGGTGATGCCTATAAGCACGATCGGCTCAAGCCCATCGACATCACCCAGCCGCAGGGTGTCTCTTTCAAGCTGCGCGGCAACGAAATCTCTTGGGCCGGCTTCAAGATGCACATCGGCTTCAACTACCGCGAGGGTATCGTCATTTCCGACGTCCGGACCCACGACATGTACGAGGACCGCGAACGCACACTTTTCAACCGCATCAGTGTCGTCGAGATGGTCGTGCCATACGGTTGCCCCGAGAAGCCCCACCACAAGAAGCACGCTTTCGACGTCGGCGAGTACGGTACTGGTCTGATGACCAACTCGCTGAAGCTCGGTTGTGATTGCAAGGGCGCCATTCACTACATGGACGGTGTCATGTCGAATGGCAACGGTGAAGCTGCCGTGATCAAGAATGCCATCTGCATCCACGAGGAGGACAACGGTCTGCTCTACAAGCATACTGACTACCGTGACGGCACCGTTGTGTCTGCCCGTGACCGCAAGCTTATCATCTCGCAaatcatcaccgccgccaacTACGAGTACGGCTTCTACCACACCTTCACCCTCGACGGCACCTACAAGCTCGAGATGAAGCTGACTGGCATGCTCAACACCTACTGCATGCATCCCACCGAGACCGCTGCCCCATACGGCACGGAAGTTGCGCCTCAAATCAACGCccacaaccaccagcacctgTTCTCCCTGCGTATCGACCCTGAAATCGACGGGCCCAACAACTCCGTCGTGCAAAGCGATGCCGTCTCCTCCGACTACGCCGTCGGGTCCCCTGAAAACCCGTACGGCAACGCCTTCTACAGCAAGAAGACCCCTCTCCGCACCTCGCTCGAGGGCGCCGCCGACTACTGCTACGAGACCAACCGGACATGGGACATCATCAACCCCAACCGGTTGAATGCAATCGCCAAGAAGCCCATTGGCTACAAGATCCTGAACAACAACTGCCCGCCCATGCTGGCGAAGCCAGGCAGCACCGTGTGGAAGCGCGCCGGCTTCGCGCGCAAGCCTCTGTGGGTCCTTCCCTACAAGGACGACGAGCTCTTCCCTGCAGGCGACTACGTGTGCCAGTCAACCGGCGAGGAGAACCACCCGCACAACCCGACCATCATCGACTGGGCCAACCGTAACGAGAACATCGACAACACCGATATTGTCTGCTACCTCCAGTTCGGTCTCACGCACTTCCCCCGCACAGAGGACTTCCCAGTCATGCCCGCCGAGCCCGTTAGCATCATGCTCCGCGCGTCGAATTTCTTCGAGAAGAACCCCGGTCTCTGGGTGCCGCCGTCTGCTGTCTGTGTTGATACCCAGTCGCGGAATGCGTTCTCAAGTTCTTGCTGCGCGGCTAATGCGCCGGCTAGCAACTCGAGACTGtaa